Genomic segment of Chloroflexota bacterium:
GGATACTTTGATCCAGGTGCTTGCCTCGGTGCCTGCCCGGGGCGACCGGGGGAGGCCTCGGCTGCCCATCGATCGGGTCTTCAGCCTGCCGGGGTTTGGGACGATCGTCACCGGCACGCTGATCGATGGCTCTTTGCAGGTGGGGCAGGAGGTCGCCATCGTGCCCGGCCGCGGGGGGGAGCCGCTGAAGGCCCGCATCCGGGGGCTGCAGAGTTATCACCGTAAGACGGAGCGGGCGTTGCCGGGCAGCCGGGTGGCCATCAATCTGACCGGCGTGCACACGGACGATCTGGAGCGGGGGATGGTGGTGACGCTGCCGGGCGCGATCACGCCCAGCACGCTCATCGATGTGCGGCTCCGGGTGCTGCCCGATGCGCCCTTCCCGGTGCGGCACAATTTCAACGTCGCTTTCTTCTCCGGCTCGGCCGAGGTCCTGGCGCGCACGCGGCTGCTGGACGCGGAGATCATTCGGCCGGGGGGCGAGGGATGGGTGCAGTTGCACCTGCAGCGCCCGGTGGCGGTGCTTCCCGGCGATCGCTTTATCCTGCGGTTGCCCTCCCCGAGTTACACCCTGGGAGGTGGCGTGATCGTGGATACCGCGCCGCGTCGCTGGCGCCGATTCCGCGAGGAGGTCATCCGGCGGTTGGAGATGCTGGCTCACGGATCCCCGGCGCAGCAGGTCCTGCACGCGCTGGAGGTCGTGGGACCGGCCCGCCTGTCGGAGATCGTCGCCCAGAGCCAGCTTCCGGCGGATACGGTCAGGAAAGCTTTGCATGAGCTGGTCGAAGAGGGGAGCGTGGAGACGTTGACGGGGGAGCCCGTTCGCCTGGAGCAGGATGATCCGTTGCTCATCGCGGCGGAGGGATGGCGCCGTCTGCGGGAGAGGTTGACGTCCATCCTGGAGGACTACCACCGGCGTTATCCGCTGCGGCCCGGCATGGCTCGGCAGGAGCTGAAGGGTCGCTTGGAGGAGCGAGGGCGGAGGTACAGCACCCGGGCGTACAATGAGATCATCGCTCGCGCCGAGCAGGAGGGGGTGGTCGAGGCCGATAACGCCCTGGTGCGGAAGGCCGGCTTCCGGGTCGCTTTTACCCCTGAGCAGGAGCGGTCGATCCAGACCCTGTTGGCCGCCTTCGAGCGGCAGCCTTATGCGCCGCCGTCCGTAGCCGACGCGATCGCCAGCGTTGGGGCGGATGTCTTCCAGGCGCTGATCGATCAGGGCCGACTGGTGCGGGTCAGCGAGGATGTGGTCTTCAGCGCTGCCGCTTACGAGCAAATGGTCGCGGATGTGAAGGCGTTCATCGAGCGTGAGGGGAGCATCACCATCGCCCAGGTGCGCGATCTGTTCCACACCAGCCGGAAATACGCCCTGGCCTTGATGGAGCATCTGGATGCCCAGCGTGTCACCCGGCGCGTCGGCGATGTGCGGGTGCTGCGGCGCTAATGGGGGCTCTTATTCCCAGGGGATATCCGTGGCCTTGTAGACGATTCGTCCCCCGATCAGGGTCGCCTCCACTCGTGTGTCCAGGATCTCCTCCGCCGGGCAGGAGAGCACATCCCGGGATAGCACCACCATGTCGGCCAGCTTGCCTGGCTCAAGTGATCCCTTGATTCCTTCCTCTCCGGCCGCGTAAGCGGCGCCCAGGGTGTATGCGTGCAGTGCCTCCCTCGCCGTGATGCGTTCCTGGGGTTGCCAGCCGTCGGGACCGGGAGCCCCGTCCGGCCTCCGACGCGTCACAGCCGCATACAGCCCTGCCAGCACGTCGAAAGGTTCCACCGGCGCGTCCGACCCGAAAGCGAGGCGCGTCCCTGCGTCCAGCAGGCTGCGCCAGGCATAGGCGAGTCGGCATCGCTCCGGTCCCCAGAACTGCTCCGCCATCTCCATGTCCGACGTGGCGTGAATGGGCTGCATGGAAGCGATGATGTCCAGTCGTGCCAGCCGGGGGAGATCGTCGGGGTGTAGCAGCTGAACGTGCTCGATCCGATGACGCAGTTGGGGGCGGCCCGCCCTCGCCTCCTCCGCTCGCACGGCCTCCAGGGCGTTGAGGATGCGCCGATTCGCTCGATCGCCGATGGCGTGCACGCTGACGGACAGCCCGGCGCGGCTGGCCTGTAGGGCGTATTCTCGCATCTCATCCTCTCCCGTGACGGGCACGCCGCGATTCTCCGGCTCCCCGTCATAGGGGTGCAGCATGTCGGCGGTGCGGGATCCCAGCGCCCCGTCCATGAAGAATTTCACGCCGCCGATGCGCAGCCACTTGTCGCCGAAGCCGGACTGGATCCCCGCCTCGATGAAGGTCCCCAGCCGGGTGGCCGGTATATGGTGGAGCACGCGTATGCCCAACCCGCCGACGCGGCGCAGCGCCTGGAACGCCCGGAATGCCAGCAGATCGTCGGTGTCGGAGATCTCATGGATGCTGGTCAGGCCGGCCCGCCAGGCCAGCGGCTGCGCCTCTCGCAGGGCGGCTACAGCCTGCTCGACCGTCGGCGGTGGGACCACGCGTTGCACCAACTCCACGGCTCGTTCGGAGAGGATGCCTGTGGGCTCGCCGGTGGCCGGGTCTCGCTCGATGCGCCCTCCGTGAGGGTCGGGGGTCTCCCGGGTCACGTTCGCCAGGCGGAGCGTCAGCGAATTCACCCAGATGGAGTGGTAGTCCTTGGAGTGAAGCAGCACGGGGTGGCGCGGCGCGATGGCATCCAGCATCTGGCGGGTCGGCCAGGCCGCCCCTGGCCATGCGTTGCGATCGAACCCACCGCCCAGGATCCAGGCCTCTGGCGGGGTGACGGCGGCCCGCTTGGCCACGCGCTCGAGGGCCTCCTCCGGCGAGGCCGCGTCCGACAGATCGATCCACTGCCGCCGCAGCGCCCACTGGACGAAGTGGATATGCGCGTCGATGAAGCCGGGCACAACCGTCCGTCCCTGCAGATCGAGGACCCGCGTGTTCGGCCCCCTCAGGGCTCGGGTCTCCTCGTCCGCCCCGACGGCCAGGATCCGGTCGCCGCGAATGGCTGCTGCCGTTGCAAATGGCAAGGCCGCGCTCATCGTATGAACGCGGCCGTTGGACAGGATCAGATCGGCTTCGCACGTGCTCATGCAGTCATTCCCCCACCACCGACCAGACGTTCATAGAGATGCTGCAACTCCTCTTCGGAGTAGAAGTAGATGACCAGCCGCCCCCCTCTGCGCGAGCGGGAGAGGTTCACCTTCGTGCCCAGGGCGTCTCGGAACTGGGCCTCCAGCGCCCGGGTTTCCATGGCCAGGGGGTCGTCCTCCTCTTTGGCCTGACCGTTGTCCGCGGCCTCGGCGGCCGCCATCATACGTCGCACCAGCTCCTCCGTCTGGCGGACGGTGTAGCCGCGGCGGATCACCTCTTCCATTGCGGCCACCTGTGATGCCTCGTCCGGGAGGCTGAGCAGCGCCCGGGCGTGCCCCTCGGTGATCTTGCCGGCGCTCAGCGCCTCTTTCACCGGCTGGGAGAGGTTCAGCAGCCGGACGGAGTTGGCCACGGCCACCCGGCTCTTGCCGACTTTGGCGGCCACCTGCTCCTGGGTGAGCCCGAACTCGTCCATCAGAGCGCGATAGGCGGCAGCCTCCTCCAGCGGGTTCAGATCCGCCCGCTGGATATTCTCCACCAGCGCCCATTCGAGCATGGCCTGGGGGGTAGCCTCCCGCACGATGGCGGGCACCTCTTTGAGGCCGGCCAACCGGGCTGCCCGCCAGCGACGCTCTCCCGCGATGAGGGTGTAAGAGACGTCAGCCCCCAGGGGGGCGCGGGTGACGATCAGCGGCTGTATCACCCCGTGTTCGCGAATGGAGGCGGCCAACTCCGCCAGCGCGTCGGGATCGAGGGCATGCCGGGGCTGGTGGGGATTCGGCCCGATCGCCTCAACCGGGATCTGGACAATGCCCGTCTCTTCCACTTCCGATGGCGTGGTGACGCTCGCGCTGATCAGCGCGCTCAGGCCACGCCCCAGACCACGCTTTGACATGCTCACTTTGCACCTCCCCCTGACGTCCTCTCGACGGACAGTGATGGGGCTCCCGGCTTCTGGGCATTGGAACGGCGAGCGCGCATCGCG
This window contains:
- the selB gene encoding selenocysteine-specific translation elongation factor; this encodes MHVIGTAGHVDHGKSTLVLALTGIDPDRLKEEKEREMTIDLGFAWLTLPDGDTIGIVDVPGHIDFIKNMLAGVGGIDAALLVVAADEGVMPQTREHLAILDLLAIPGGVIALTKIDLIDDPEWMDLVREDIREAVQGTCLAEAPIVPVSAHTGEGLEALKDTLIQVLASVPARGDRGRPRLPIDRVFSLPGFGTIVTGTLIDGSLQVGQEVAIVPGRGGEPLKARIRGLQSYHRKTERALPGSRVAINLTGVHTDDLERGMVVTLPGAITPSTLIDVRLRVLPDAPFPVRHNFNVAFFSGSAEVLARTRLLDAEIIRPGGEGWVQLHLQRPVAVLPGDRFILRLPSPSYTLGGGVIVDTAPRRWRRFREEVIRRLEMLAHGSPAQQVLHALEVVGPARLSEIVAQSQLPADTVRKALHELVEEGSVETLTGEPVRLEQDDPLLIAAEGWRRLRERLTSILEDYHRRYPLRPGMARQELKGRLEERGRRYSTRAYNEIIARAEQEGVVEADNALVRKAGFRVAFTPEQERSIQTLLAAFERQPYAPPSVADAIASVGADVFQALIDQGRLVRVSEDVVFSAAAYEQMVADVKAFIEREGSITIAQVRDLFHTSRKYALALMEHLDAQRVTRRVGDVRVLRR
- a CDS encoding amidohydrolase: MSTCEADLILSNGRVHTMSAALPFATAAAIRGDRILAVGADEETRALRGPNTRVLDLQGRTVVPGFIDAHIHFVQWALRRQWIDLSDAASPEEALERVAKRAAVTPPEAWILGGGFDRNAWPGAAWPTRQMLDAIAPRHPVLLHSKDYHSIWVNSLTLRLANVTRETPDPHGGRIERDPATGEPTGILSERAVELVQRVVPPPTVEQAVAALREAQPLAWRAGLTSIHEISDTDDLLAFRAFQALRRVGGLGIRVLHHIPATRLGTFIEAGIQSGFGDKWLRIGGVKFFMDGALGSRTADMLHPYDGEPENRGVPVTGEDEMREYALQASRAGLSVSVHAIGDRANRRILNALEAVRAEEARAGRPQLRHRIEHVQLLHPDDLPRLARLDIIASMQPIHATSDMEMAEQFWGPERCRLAYAWRSLLDAGTRLAFGSDAPVEPFDVLAGLYAAVTRRRPDGAPGPDGWQPQERITAREALHAYTLGAAYAAGEEGIKGSLEPGKLADMVVLSRDVLSCPAEEILDTRVEATLIGGRIVYKATDIPWE
- a CDS encoding ParB/RepB/Spo0J family partition protein; the encoded protein is MSMSKRGLGRGLSALISASVTTPSEVEETGIVQIPVEAIGPNPHQPRHALDPDALAELAASIREHGVIQPLIVTRAPLGADVSYTLIAGERRWRAARLAGLKEVPAIVREATPQAMLEWALVENIQRADLNPLEEAAAYRALMDEFGLTQEQVAAKVGKSRVAVANSVRLLNLSQPVKEALSAGKITEGHARALLSLPDEASQVAAMEEVIRRGYTVRQTEELVRRMMAAAEAADNGQAKEEDDPLAMETRALEAQFRDALGTKVNLSRSRRGGRLVIYFYSEEELQHLYERLVGGGGMTA